A single genomic interval of Zingiber officinale cultivar Zhangliang chromosome 4A, Zo_v1.1, whole genome shotgun sequence harbors:
- the LOC121969465 gene encoding indole-3-acetic acid-amido synthetase GH3.8-like → MAVETVVPAASANGGKLSPAANEKDAEKLRFIEEMTANADAVQEKVLEEILTRNAETEYLRRYELGGATDRAAFKAKVPVVTYEDLQPEIQRIANGDRSAILSAHPISEFLTSSGTSAGERKLMPTIKEELDRRQLLYSLLIPVMNLYVPGLDKGKGLYFLFVKSETKTPGGLTARPVLTSYYKSHHFKSRPYDPYNVYTSPTAAILCSDAFQSMYAQMLCGLLQRLDVLRVGAVFASGLLRAIRFLQLHWQELSQDIASGSITAKVTDPSIRAAVGELLVEPDQELARFVAAECGKGDWAGIITRIWPSTKYLDVIVTGAMAQYIPTLEYYSGGLPMACTMYASSECYFGLNLKPMCDPSEVSYTIMPNMAYFEFLPHGHGHGHGHPLQQDKAPKLVDLAHVEVGKEYELVITTYAGLNRYRVGDILRVTGFHNAAPQFRFIRRKNVLLSIESDKTDEAELQKAVESASALLRPYGASVVEYTSHAYTKSIPGHYVVYWELLAKVGVSAEALAAALARDGVMERCCLAMEEALNSVYRQSRVADGSIGPLEIRVVTGGTFEELMDYAISRGASINQYKVPRCVTFPPILELLDSRVVSAHFSPALPRWSPHPKN, encoded by the exons ATGGCGGTGGAGACCGTGGTGCCCGCTGCAAGCGCGAACGGGGGCAAACTCAGTCCAGCGGCCAACGAGAAAGACGCCGAGAAGCTGAGGTTCATCGAAGAAATGACCGCCAACGCCGACGCCGTGCAGGAGAAGGTTCTCGAAGAGATACTGACCCGCAACGCTGAGACCGAGTACCTTCGAAGGTATGAGCTCGGTGGCGCCACCGACCGGGCCGCCTTCAAGGCCAAGGTCCCCGTTGTCACCTACGAGGATCTGCAGCCGGAGATTCAGAGGATTGCCAATGGCGACCGCTCCGCCATCCTATCCGCCCACCCCATATCGGAATTCCTCACCAG TTCGGGGACGTCTGCCGGAGAACGGAAGCTGATGCCAACCATCAAAGAAGAACTCGATCGAAGGCAGCTCCTTTACAGCCTGCTCATTCCAGTGATGAACCT TTACGTGCCGGGGCTGGACAAGGGAAAGGGCCTCTATTTCTTATTTGTCAAGTCGGAGACGAAGACGCCCGGCGGGCTGACGGCGCGTCCGGTGCTGACGAGCTACTACAAAAGCCATCACTTCAAGAGCCGCCCGTACGATCCGTACAACGTCTACACCAGTCCGACGGCGGCGATCCTCTGCTCCGACGCGTTCCAGAGCATGTACGCGCAGATGCTCTGCGGCCTGCTCCAGCGCCTAGACGTGCTCCGCGTGGGTGCCGTCTTTGCCTCAGGCCTACTCCGCGCCATCCGCTTCCTCCAGCTCCACTGGCAGGAGCTGTCCCAAGACATCGCGAGCGGCTCGATCACCGCCAAGGTCACCGACCCCTCGATCCGCGCCGCCGTGGGTGAGCTCCTGGTCGAGCCGGATCAGGAGCTTGCACGATTCGTGGCTGCCGAGTGCGGCAAGGGAGATTGGGCGGGGATCATCACTAGAATCTGGCCCAGCACGAAGTACCTGGACGTGATCGTGACGGGCGCCATGGCGCAGTACATCCCCACTCTGGAGTACTATAGCGGTGGTCTCCCCATGGCCTGCACCATGTACGCCTCCTCGGAGTGCTACTTCGGGCTCAATCTGAAGCCGATGTGCGACCCCTCCGAGGTCTCCTACACCATCATGCCCAACATGGCCTACTTCGAGTTCCTGCCTCACGGCCACGGCCACGGCCACGGCCATCCTCTGCAACAGGACAAGGCGCCGAAGCTGGTGGATTTGGCCCACGTGGAGGTGGGGAAGGAGTACGAGCTGGTGATCACCACTTACGCCGGGCTGAACCGGTACCGCGTCGGCGACATCCTGCGGGTGACCGGTTTCCACAACGCGGCGCCGCAGTTCCGGTTCATCCGCCGCAAGAACGTGCTGCTGAGCATCGAGTCCGATAAGACCGACGAGGCGGAGCTGCAGAAGGCGGTGGAGAGCGCATCCGCGCTGCTCAGGCCGTACGGCGCCAGCGTGGTTGAATACACTAGCCACGCGTATACCAAGTCCATCCCGGGACACTACGTCGTCTACTGGGAGCTGCTGGCCAAGGTGGGCGTCTCGGCAGAGGCGCTGGCGGCGGCTCTAGCTCGTGACGGGGTGATGGAACGGTGCTGCCTGGCGATGGAGGAGGCGCTGAACTCGGTGTACCGGCAGAGCCGTGTAGCGGACGGCTCCATCGGGCCGCTCGAGATACGGGTGGTCACCGGAGGCACCTTCGAGGAGCTCATGGACTACGCCATCTCCAGGGGCGCGTCCATCAACCAGTACAAGGTGCCGCGCTGCGTCACCTTCCCGCCAATCCTCGAGCTGCTGGATTCCCGCGTCGTCTCCGCCCACTTCAGCCCCGCCCTTCCCCGGTGGTCGCCTCACCCCAAGAACTGA